The window AGCCCGCCTCCGCCCATGCTTCCCCCGCCGACGGGTCATCGTCACGCTCCCCTGCAAAGAAGTGGATTTCCTTGTAGAGCGTATCATTGAGGAGCCGCACGATCTCGGGCTTGGCATACAGGTGACGGTCGCCGCGCACGCGGAACTCGCCGTCACGCAACCCCGCAAGTATACGGTGATAACGAACATTCGTATAGCAGGTGTAGAGCGTCCCCGTCTCCTTAAGCGCACGGTTCAGAGCCATAAGCGTATCGTACGGTTCATAGGCACACTCAATCGCAAACGCCGAGATAATGTGGTCAAACATCTCCTCTGCGAACGGCAGCGGGTCGCGCCGCCAATCGAGGACGTGTGCGTGCACGCCAAGTGTGGTAACGTGTGCATCCTCCGCAATCTCAACATATGGCGTAACGGCGTGCATCTCCGCATTCGGGTACATCTCCCTCAGATGCGCAAGATATTCCGAGCCGTCAACAACGAGAATGCACAGACGCTCCGCACTCGGCGCGAGGAGTTCAAGCAGCTCCGTCCTCACCGTGCAAAATCCCCGTGCTCTGCCCACAGGCGTTCCATCTCACCCGAAAACGCGGCAAGGTAGGATGCTCCATCCATCAATGCGGACTTCTCCACCTCGGCACGCAGTGCTGCACGGTTCGCGCGGACGGCAGCAATATCCTCCACCATCCGAACAGCAAGCTGCTCATACCCACGTACATCCTCCGCAATCCACGTTGCTTTCCCCGCTGCCGTGAGCATCGCCGCCCCGAGCCGCGACGCATGGTGCGTCTCCCCGCGCAGTGTGACGACAGGCACGCCCATGTAGAGCGCGGTTGCGGTCGATGCGCCGCCCGTATAGGGAAAGGTATCGAGCGCAATGTCGATGTCCCCGTAGTCCCCAAGGTAGTCCCGTTTTCCTGTCCGCACAAAAATGCGCTTCGCGGGCAGTTTCAGCCCCTCGATCATCTCAATGATCGTCGTCACGCGCAGAGGGCTGTCTACGGCGGCATCCTGCAAAATGAGCTGTGCCTGCGGCAGTTTTTTCAGAATCCGCCCCCAGACCTTGAGGCACTCCTCGTTGATCTTCATAAAGTTCTGGAACACGCCGAAGGTCACGGGCGCATCCGCGGGACGCTCCGCCACCGCACGCGCACACATCGCCTCATCCGGTGTGAAATGAAACGCGTGCGGCAGACGCAGCAGCTCCTCGCTGTAAAACTCCTCCGATCCCACAGGGGAGAGTACCTCATCTGTCAAAAAGCCATCGACAAAGGGTACGCCCGTCGTCGCGAACCAACCGATACCCGAAATCTGCACGGGCGCAGGACGGTGCGCAAGCACCATGAGGGTCATGCCGCCATCCGTGTGTCCGCCGATGTCAACGAGCACGTCGATCTCGTCCGCACGGATCCACTCCGCCTGCTCCGCGATGGAGAGATTTGCAATCACATGGTAGTTCACCATGCCGCGCAAGCGCTCGGTAAAGGCATCCACACGGTCACTGAGGGAGTACACATAGACATCGTACTGCTCCGTCAGCCCACGCAGAAGCTCCTCGTAGAAGAGCGCAGAGGACGAGCTGAGAAAATGCGGCGCGAGAAAGCCGATCCGAAGCCGCTCATGGCGTACATCTGCACGCGGCGGCAGCGGCTCCTCATGGCGGTAGAGCGTCGCATACATATCGAACTGCGCCTTGAGTTCCTTTGGCGTGAGGTTCGGGACGGCGTGACAGAGGTAGAGATAGTTGGAAAAATGCTGCCGTTGACTGCGGAGAAATTTATCCTCCGTCGCCGCCTCGAAATACGCCGCAATCGCGCCCTCCGTATCGGCGAGTGCACCGCAGCACGC of the Selenomonas dianae genome contains:
- a CDS encoding methyltransferase domain-containing protein gives rise to the protein MRTELLELLAPSAERLCILVVDGSEYLAHLREMYPNAEMHAVTPYVEIAEDAHVTTLGVHAHVLDWRRDPLPFAEEMFDHIISAFAIECAYEPYDTLMALNRALKETGTLYTCYTNVRYHRILAGLRDGEFRVRGDRHLYAKPEIVRLLNDTLYKEIHFFAGERDDDPSAGEAWAEAGFANFSDDLITRTWLIQASRSTAAAANLKRFFSQEKRRTMARLLHRVEYDTAAQEAVAELHRLCVREGIFYDYLSDFITETCVHKERVRSLLTGVLADI
- a CDS encoding O-linked N-acetylglucosamine transferase, SPINDLY family protein codes for the protein MSWMDDYTALREDIHQGYIYEAIEAILYLRAHEEIPADEQWRFSEMMGACCGALADTEGAIAAYFEAATEDKFLRSQRQHFSNYLYLCHAVPNLTPKELKAQFDMYATLYRHEEPLPPRADVRHERLRIGFLAPHFLSSSSALFYEELLRGLTEQYDVYVYSLSDRVDAFTERLRGMVNYHVIANLSIAEQAEWIRADEIDVLVDIGGHTDGGMTLMVLAHRPAPVQISGIGWFATTGVPFVDGFLTDEVLSPVGSEEFYSEELLRLPHAFHFTPDEAMCARAVAERPADAPVTFGVFQNFMKINEECLKVWGRILKKLPQAQLILQDAAVDSPLRVTTIIEMIEGLKLPAKRIFVRTGKRDYLGDYGDIDIALDTFPYTGGASTATALYMGVPVVTLRGETHHASRLGAAMLTAAGKATWIAEDVRGYEQLAVRMVEDIAAVRANRAALRAEVEKSALMDGASYLAAFSGEMERLWAEHGDFAR